One Amorphoplanes digitatis genomic window carries:
- a CDS encoding glycosyltransferase encodes MIWLVLLAPAALTAHTIVNAALLRRPAAGQTTMERVAVLLPLRDEAERVTPCLRALLAQAGVPHLDIVVLDDGSTDGTADVVRAVAGDRVRLLTGAPPPDGWLGKPYACARLAEAAGDADVLVFVDADVVLAPDAIAGGVALLRGCGVDLLSPYPRIVGAGRLVQPLLQWSWLTFLPLRAMERSPRPSLAAAGGQWLVADRAGYERAGGHAAVAGDVLEDIGLARAVKRSGGRVALADASAFADCLMYPTWRDLRDGYSKSLWASFGSPAGAAAVVVLLLILYAAPPLAALLLAGAGATWLAAASLCAYGMGVLGRVVAARATGGRAWPDALAHPISVLIFGWLVVRSFALRRRGLLTWRGRPV; translated from the coding sequence GTGATCTGGCTCGTCCTGCTGGCGCCGGCGGCGCTGACCGCGCACACGATCGTGAACGCGGCCCTGTTGCGGCGCCCCGCCGCCGGGCAGACGACAATGGAACGCGTCGCCGTGCTGCTGCCGCTCCGCGACGAGGCCGAGCGGGTGACGCCGTGCCTGCGTGCCCTGCTGGCACAGGCCGGCGTGCCGCACCTGGACATCGTCGTGCTGGACGACGGCTCGACCGATGGCACCGCCGACGTGGTCCGGGCGGTCGCCGGCGACCGGGTGCGGCTGCTGACCGGCGCGCCGCCGCCGGACGGCTGGCTCGGCAAGCCGTACGCCTGCGCGCGGCTGGCCGAGGCCGCCGGCGACGCCGACGTGCTGGTCTTCGTCGACGCGGACGTCGTGCTCGCGCCGGACGCGATCGCCGGCGGCGTCGCGCTGCTGCGCGGCTGCGGGGTGGACCTGCTGTCGCCGTACCCGCGGATCGTCGGGGCGGGCCGGCTCGTGCAGCCGCTGCTGCAATGGTCCTGGCTGACGTTCCTGCCGTTGCGGGCGATGGAGCGCTCGCCGCGGCCGTCGCTTGCGGCGGCCGGCGGGCAGTGGCTGGTCGCGGACCGGGCCGGCTACGAGCGGGCCGGCGGGCACGCGGCCGTTGCCGGCGACGTGCTCGAGGACATCGGGCTGGCCCGCGCGGTCAAGCGCTCCGGCGGCCGCGTCGCGCTCGCGGACGCCTCGGCATTCGCCGACTGCCTGATGTACCCGACGTGGCGTGACCTGCGGGACGGCTACAGCAAGTCGCTGTGGGCGTCCTTCGGGTCACCCGCCGGCGCGGCCGCCGTCGTGGTCCTGCTCCTCATCCTGTACGCGGCACCGCCGCTTGCCGCCCTGCTGCTGGCGGGAGCCGGCGCCACCTGGCTCGCGGCGGCAAGCCTGTGCGCGTACGGGATGGGTGTTCTGGGCCGGGTGGTCGCGGCCAGGGCGACCGGCGGGCGGGCCTGGCCCGACGCGCTGGCGCATCCGATCTCGGTGTTGATCTTCGGGTGGCTGGTCGTGCGGTCGTTCGCGCTGCGCCGGCGCGGGCTGCTGACCTGGCGCGGAAGGCCGGTATGA
- a CDS encoding YbaK/EbsC family protein, with protein sequence MENHPNVQAVEAALVNADARTADGGAPRMTVFDEGVHTAAAAAAALGVEVGQIANSLIFDADGEPLLVLTSGAHRVDTRKVAAGLGLAKLGRATPEFVRLHTGQPIGGVAPLGHPKPVRTLVDTALAGYPEIWAAGGVPQVVFPITYAELLRVTGGTAIDVA encoded by the coding sequence ATGGAGAACCATCCCAACGTGCAGGCGGTCGAGGCCGCGCTCGTGAACGCGGACGCCCGCACCGCCGACGGCGGTGCGCCGCGGATGACCGTCTTCGACGAGGGCGTGCACACGGCCGCCGCGGCGGCAGCGGCCCTCGGCGTCGAGGTAGGACAGATTGCCAACTCGCTGATCTTCGACGCGGACGGTGAGCCGCTGCTCGTGCTCACCTCCGGCGCGCACCGGGTCGACACCCGGAAAGTCGCGGCCGGGCTGGGGCTCGCGAAGCTGGGGCGGGCCACGCCCGAGTTCGTCCGGCTGCACACCGGCCAGCCGATCGGCGGCGTCGCCCCGCTCGGGCATCCGAAGCCGGTGCGCACCCTGGTCGACACCGCCCTCGCGGGCTACCCGGAGATCTGGGCCGCGGGCGGGGTGCCCCAGGTGGTCTTCCCGATCACGTACGCCGAACTGCTCCGTGTCACCGGCGGCACCGCTATAGACGTGGCGTAG
- a CDS encoding GNAT family N-acetyltransferase, translated as MRLVPWQPDDMLRRLDDVVSVYGEAMGYRAELLQTRRGYIGAHVRRAGFRAVATLTTDGHLAGFGYGYVSGPGQWWHDQVRSALDEPARRFWLGSCFEVVELHVRPSAQGHGIGARQLRALLSMADGSTVLLSTPEADEQRSRAWRLYRRFGFSDVLRDFIFPGDERAFAILGRELPLASRPATEDAPGTVGI; from the coding sequence ATGAGGCTCGTTCCCTGGCAGCCGGACGACATGCTCCGGCGGCTGGACGACGTGGTGAGCGTCTACGGCGAGGCGATGGGTTACCGCGCCGAGCTGTTGCAGACCCGCCGCGGCTACATCGGCGCGCACGTGCGCCGGGCCGGATTCCGGGCCGTCGCCACCCTGACCACCGACGGGCACCTCGCGGGTTTCGGCTACGGCTACGTCTCCGGGCCGGGCCAATGGTGGCACGACCAGGTGCGGTCCGCCCTCGACGAGCCGGCCCGGCGATTCTGGCTCGGCAGCTGCTTCGAGGTCGTCGAGCTGCACGTCCGGCCGAGCGCGCAGGGCCACGGCATCGGCGCCCGGCAGCTGCGCGCGCTGCTGTCGATGGCCGACGGCTCGACCGTGCTGCTGTCCACGCCCGAGGCGGACGAGCAGCGTTCCCGGGCCTGGCGGCTGTACCGCCGGTTCGGCTTCTCCGACGTGCTGCGCGACTTCATCTTCCCCGGCGACGAGCGCGCGTTCGCGATCCTCGGCCGGGAGTTGCCGCTCGCGAGCCGTCCGGCGACCGAGGACGCGCCCGGAACCGTCGGCATCTAA
- a CDS encoding carotenoid biosynthesis protein, translating into MTRAIPWALLGALILTQICYPLTGGGARAALTVLTVVLGYLLSVSHALLTRGVRTAVTLIATTTLCGFAVEALGVATGFPFGTYDYSGRLGPKLLGVPLVIPLAWTWMAWPAWLAALRLARSRVARIAVAGAGLAAWDLFLDPQMVAEGYWTWRSPTPALPGVPGIPIGNYLGWLGFALLLMAVFAAAAGPRAAVAADRDAPILALWIWTYASCVLAHAVFLGLPASALWGGVLMGAVVLPLLVRLSRR; encoded by the coding sequence GTGACCCGGGCAATACCCTGGGCGCTGCTCGGCGCCCTGATCCTGACCCAGATCTGCTACCCGCTGACCGGCGGCGGCGCGCGGGCCGCGCTGACCGTGCTGACCGTCGTGCTCGGCTACCTGCTCTCGGTCTCGCACGCGCTGCTCACCCGGGGCGTACGCACGGCGGTCACGCTGATCGCCACGACGACCCTGTGCGGCTTCGCGGTGGAGGCGCTCGGCGTCGCGACGGGTTTCCCGTTCGGCACCTACGACTACTCGGGCCGGCTCGGGCCCAAGCTGCTCGGCGTACCGCTGGTCATCCCGCTGGCCTGGACCTGGATGGCCTGGCCGGCCTGGCTGGCGGCGCTGCGGCTGGCCCGGTCCCGGGTCGCCCGGATCGCGGTCGCCGGCGCGGGGCTGGCGGCCTGGGACCTGTTCCTCGACCCGCAGATGGTCGCCGAGGGCTACTGGACCTGGCGCTCGCCGACGCCGGCGCTGCCCGGCGTTCCGGGCATCCCGATCGGCAACTACCTGGGCTGGCTCGGCTTCGCGCTGCTGCTCATGGCCGTGTTCGCCGCCGCGGCGGGCCCGCGGGCCGCCGTCGCCGCGGACCGGGACGCGCCGATACTCGCCCTCTGGATCTGGACGTACGCTTCCTGCGTGCTCGCCCACGCGGTCTTCCTCGGCCTGCCGGCCTCGGCGCTGTGGGGCGGTGTCCTGATGGGCGCGGTCGTGCTGCCCCTTCTCGTACGGCTGTCCCGCCGGTGA
- a CDS encoding pentapeptide repeat-containing protein, whose amino-acid sequence MKLQRSGRLRRPRPERTRADRWQRWTNIGGLISVLLVGIGLYITGSFNREQAEATRRQLEIAVQGQQAERFVKAIDQLGQEGKDKISIRLGGIYALERLMRESSEYRPTVIEVLSSFIRQHSPRSAVAASGTPASPTDIRAAFTVLGRRPDPFAGQDTFVDVGDARLGLGGMRIRDARFSNIDLRGSNLSGARFDNVVFLESNFAGADLRKADIGNICAFVASDFRKADLRGAVFSSANLGDDYETPDLEYDETSTLFRHVSSVGSNFDGASMSGSRFRVSKLTKSRFVGADLRKADLSLAELNDANLEKADLRGADLRGADLSRANLHGADLRGADLRKDSVTGEGTNLATAIGLTSQQLAGAIVDSTTVLPDKAAPKGTRG is encoded by the coding sequence TTGAAGTTGCAACGAAGTGGCCGGCTCAGAAGACCCCGTCCTGAACGGACTCGGGCCGATCGGTGGCAGCGGTGGACGAACATCGGCGGCCTGATCTCCGTCCTCCTCGTCGGGATCGGCCTCTACATCACCGGAAGCTTCAACCGTGAGCAGGCGGAAGCCACCCGCCGCCAGCTGGAGATCGCGGTGCAGGGCCAACAGGCGGAACGATTCGTCAAGGCGATCGACCAGCTGGGCCAAGAGGGTAAAGACAAAATCAGCATCCGGCTCGGCGGCATTTATGCGCTCGAGCGGTTGATGCGGGAGTCGAGCGAATACAGGCCTACCGTGATCGAGGTGCTGAGCTCGTTCATACGCCAGCACTCACCCCGCTCCGCAGTCGCGGCTTCAGGTACGCCGGCTTCCCCCACGGACATCCGGGCCGCCTTCACGGTGCTGGGACGCCGCCCGGACCCGTTCGCAGGGCAAGACACGTTCGTCGACGTCGGCGACGCCCGCCTCGGCCTGGGCGGAATGAGAATTCGCGACGCGAGGTTCTCGAACATCGACCTACGGGGATCGAATCTGAGCGGAGCCCGGTTCGACAATGTGGTATTCCTGGAATCGAACTTCGCCGGCGCGGACCTTCGCAAGGCCGATATCGGCAACATATGCGCGTTCGTGGCGTCCGACTTCCGGAAGGCCGATCTGCGCGGCGCCGTTTTCAGTTCGGCGAACCTAGGTGATGACTACGAGACGCCGGACCTGGAATACGACGAGACGAGCACCCTATTCAGACACGTGTCGTCGGTCGGATCTAACTTCGACGGCGCGAGCATGAGTGGATCCCGCTTCCGGGTCTCGAAGCTGACGAAGAGCCGATTCGTCGGGGCGGACCTGCGGAAAGCGGACCTCTCCCTGGCCGAACTGAATGACGCCAATCTCGAGAAAGCCGACCTTCGCGGCGCGGATCTGCGTGGCGCGGATCTGAGCCGAGCCAATCTGCACGGCGCCGATCTGCGCGGAGCTGACCTGCGGAAGGACTCGGTGACCGGGGAGGGAACGAACCTCGCGACGGCCATAGGACTGACATCGCAGCAGCTTGCGGGAGCAATAGTGGATTCCACCACCGTGCTCCCCGATAAGGCGGCTCCAAAAGGGACGCGGGGCTGA
- a CDS encoding phytoene desaturase family protein, translating into MSRIAVIGAGVGGLAAAARLAAAGHRVAVHERAPSVGGKLGGYERDGFRFDTGPSLLTLPGIFADLGLGLSPAALDPVVRHVFPDGSTLDSSSDPEIFRSRIEEAFGAAAGADWARFWVRAERIWHASWRSVLRREVTPATLAALSWRVGDLAAIAPWRSLRGLGRRYLRDPRLRMLLDRYATYTGADPRRAPAALAAIPYAELAFGGWYLPGGLGGLSAALLARCQDLGVEITTSSPVAGIGTSAGRVTGIRLGSGKIVPADFVVSNADALTVYRDLLPAPTRLGALADRSLAGFVLLLGVRGRTPELAHHTVFFPRCYDAEFDAVFGSPGTGARARPAADPTIFVTRAEDPAVHPPGTEAWFVLVNAPRHGTSYGAVDWRRPGLAEAYAAHILDVLARRGLDVRDRLLFAETRTPADLEEATGAPGGTIYGTAGGLLRPGNRGPVDGLYLVGGSTHPGGGLPMVTLSAKIVADAIGRASRGIG; encoded by the coding sequence ATGAGCAGGATCGCGGTGATCGGCGCGGGGGTCGGCGGGCTGGCCGCGGCCGCGCGGCTGGCCGCCGCCGGGCACCGGGTGGCCGTGCACGAACGCGCGCCTTCCGTCGGCGGCAAGCTCGGCGGCTACGAGCGCGACGGCTTCCGCTTCGACACCGGCCCGAGCCTGCTGACGCTGCCGGGGATCTTCGCGGACCTGGGGCTCGGCCTGTCGCCGGCGGCGCTGGATCCGGTGGTGCGGCACGTCTTCCCGGACGGCTCGACACTGGACTCGAGCTCCGACCCGGAGATCTTCCGGTCCCGGATCGAGGAGGCGTTCGGCGCGGCGGCGGGCGCCGACTGGGCGCGCTTCTGGGTCCGGGCCGAGCGGATCTGGCACGCGTCCTGGCGCTCGGTGCTGCGGCGCGAGGTCACGCCGGCGACGCTCGCCGCGCTGTCCTGGCGGGTCGGCGACCTGGCGGCGATCGCGCCGTGGCGCTCGCTGCGCGGGCTGGGCCGCCGATATCTGCGCGACCCCCGGCTGCGGATGCTGCTCGACCGGTACGCGACCTACACGGGCGCCGATCCGCGCCGCGCGCCGGCGGCGCTGGCCGCGATCCCGTACGCGGAGCTGGCGTTCGGCGGCTGGTACCTGCCGGGCGGCCTCGGCGGGCTGTCCGCCGCGCTGCTCGCCCGCTGCCAGGACCTCGGCGTGGAGATCACGACCTCGTCGCCGGTCGCGGGCATCGGCACGTCCGCCGGGCGCGTGACCGGGATCCGCCTCGGTTCCGGGAAGATCGTGCCGGCCGACTTCGTGGTGTCCAACGCGGACGCCCTGACGGTGTACCGGGACCTGCTGCCGGCGCCGACGCGCCTCGGCGCCCTCGCGGACCGCAGCCTGGCGGGCTTCGTGCTGCTGCTCGGCGTGCGCGGACGGACGCCGGAGCTGGCGCACCACACGGTGTTCTTCCCCCGCTGCTACGACGCCGAGTTCGACGCGGTCTTCGGCTCGCCGGGCACCGGCGCCCGCGCCCGGCCCGCCGCCGACCCGACGATCTTCGTGACCCGCGCCGAGGATCCGGCGGTGCACCCGCCGGGCACGGAGGCGTGGTTCGTGCTGGTGAACGCGCCCCGGCACGGCACGTCGTACGGCGCGGTCGACTGGCGGCGTCCGGGGCTGGCCGAGGCGTACGCGGCGCACATTCTCGACGTGCTGGCGCGGCGCGGCCTGGACGTCCGCGACCGGCTGCTGTTCGCCGAGACACGGACACCGGCCGACCTGGAGGAGGCGACGGGCGCACCGGGCGGGACGATCTACGGGACCGCCGGCGGGCTGCTGCGCCCGGGGAACCGCGGCCCGGTCGACGGCCTGTACCTGGTCGGCGGCTCGACGCATCCCGGCGGCGGCCTCCCGATGGTGACCCTGTCCGCAAAGATCGTCGCCGACGCGATCGGCCGGGCATCGCGCGGCATCGGCTAG
- a CDS encoding monooxygenase, which produces MSAVPPLVTLHVWRVPRRALGGALLRMAVDRRRLRALPGVRFGKLLGTATGTSFGPGDADLTRYAAVLAWDSPAGGDLGPAGAAWGRLAEQAARVDLTPLASRGRWSGREPFGDPRGGRADGPVLALTRARLRPARALTFWRAITPVARELAAAPGLLARFGIGEAPIGWQGTVSLWRSETDLTGFAYRQPEHRAVIARTPAARWYAEDLFARFAVRDISGDRAVLGWQEGER; this is translated from the coding sequence ATGAGCGCCGTACCGCCGCTGGTCACGCTGCACGTGTGGCGGGTGCCGCGGCGCGCGCTCGGCGGCGCGCTGCTGCGGATGGCGGTCGATCGCCGGCGGCTGCGGGCGCTGCCCGGCGTGCGCTTCGGCAAGCTGCTCGGCACGGCCACCGGCACGAGCTTCGGCCCGGGCGACGCCGACCTGACCCGGTACGCGGCCGTACTGGCCTGGGACAGTCCGGCCGGCGGCGACCTGGGGCCGGCCGGGGCCGCGTGGGGCCGGCTCGCTGAGCAGGCCGCCCGGGTCGACCTGACCCCGCTGGCCAGCCGCGGGCGCTGGTCCGGCCGGGAGCCGTTCGGCGACCCGCGCGGCGGGCGCGCCGACGGCCCGGTGCTCGCGCTGACCCGGGCCCGGCTGCGCCCGGCAAGGGCGCTGACGTTCTGGCGGGCGATCACGCCGGTGGCTCGGGAGCTGGCCGCGGCGCCGGGGCTGCTCGCCCGTTTCGGCATCGGTGAGGCGCCGATCGGCTGGCAGGGCACCGTCAGCCTCTGGCGCAGCGAGACGGATCTGACCGGCTTCGCGTACCGTCAGCCGGAGCACCGCGCGGTGATCGCACGCACGCCGGCCGCCCGGTGGTACGCCGAGGACCTGTTCGCCCGGTTCGCGGTGCGCGACATCAGCGGCGACAGGGCCGTGCTGGGCTGGCAGGAAGGAGAGCGATGA
- a CDS encoding LysR family transcriptional regulator, whose translation MKVQLQQLRYFLAVVETRHFTQAADQMGVSQPTLSKQIHTLEETLGAPLFERVRGAVGLTAAGETLLPLARRMVADADAARDAVQEIVGLRRGRVRVGATPSLCSSLVPTVLYRFRAEHPDIELHVNEGSSQDLIADLLARDLDLALIVQPEHGVDESLHTAPLLQESLVVASVRSGPPPTARVQLELDELRDQPLVMFRPGYDLRDVTLEACRRAGFTPRFAVEGGEMDAVLAFVEAGLGMALVPSMVLVNRPLLRATPLAPPGMRRTIALAHRRRAVLPHAAEALRATLLDHIATGELPIGVQPL comes from the coding sequence ATGAAAGTGCAGCTACAGCAGCTCCGATACTTCCTAGCAGTGGTAGAAACCCGGCATTTCACTCAAGCCGCGGACCAGATGGGCGTCTCACAGCCGACTTTAAGTAAGCAGATTCACACCCTCGAGGAGACCCTCGGCGCGCCGCTCTTCGAGCGCGTCCGCGGCGCCGTCGGGCTCACCGCGGCCGGCGAGACCCTGCTGCCCCTCGCACGCCGGATGGTCGCCGACGCGGACGCCGCCCGGGACGCGGTGCAGGAGATCGTCGGCCTGCGCCGCGGGCGGGTCCGGGTCGGCGCGACGCCGAGCCTCTGCTCGTCGCTGGTCCCGACGGTGCTGTACCGGTTCCGCGCCGAACACCCGGACATCGAGCTGCACGTGAACGAGGGCAGCTCGCAGGACCTGATCGCCGACCTGCTCGCCCGCGACCTGGACCTGGCCCTGATCGTCCAGCCGGAGCACGGCGTCGACGAGTCCCTGCACACCGCGCCGCTGCTGCAGGAGAGCCTGGTCGTCGCGTCGGTCCGCTCCGGTCCGCCGCCGACCGCGCGGGTGCAGCTCGAGCTCGACGAGCTGCGCGACCAGCCGCTGGTGATGTTCCGGCCCGGCTACGACCTGCGGGACGTGACGCTCGAGGCGTGCCGGCGCGCCGGCTTCACGCCAAGGTTCGCGGTCGAGGGCGGCGAGATGGACGCGGTGCTGGCGTTCGTCGAGGCCGGGCTCGGCATGGCGCTGGTGCCGAGCATGGTGCTGGTGAACCGGCCCCTGCTGCGGGCGACGCCGCTCGCGCCCCCGGGCATGCGCCGGACGATCGCGCTGGCGCACCGGCGACGGGCGGTGCTGCCGCACGCGGCCGAGGCGCTGCGCGCGACCCTGCTTGACCACATCGCCACCGGCGAACTCCCGATCGGCGTCCAGCCCCTCTAG
- a CDS encoding glycosyltransferase family 39 protein encodes MLAAVPFAVTLVVTLIGIGERQLWRDEHATWWAASLSFADLRRFAETVDFVLVPYYVLLHGWTAVFGDSAVALRLPSALCMAGAAALTALVGRRLFDATAGLFAGLLLAAVPAVTRYGQEARPYAMAVLASVAAILLLLRALERPSALRWLCYGLAVAWVAASHLVALMALAAHLVAVAAAARADRERRRRILVGWAAAAGSAVLVSAPLVLVGRGQGGQISWVPDPTWERVQQFPAELFMSPAAAGFFLVFGLAALAGLAFKDRVGAAMLAVWVLLPPVLAYYTFHEFSFFYPRYLLFTIPAWVLAAAYALRRLTAEAGARGAGAAVLAATLAGLSFASWDQQVLIRGDGILTEFGFRSAAAFIRVHQQPGDAVVFTGYQYAYRGFRYEWRDLPPDRRPREALIDASRAPSWSWRQRACQDPAACLAGTTRIWVVSTDPRGLPLDELLPPEQGTVIEARYDKIGETSFPRLRVTELRIKSAP; translated from the coding sequence GTGCTCGCCGCCGTACCGTTCGCGGTCACGCTGGTCGTGACGTTGATCGGGATCGGCGAGCGGCAGCTCTGGCGCGACGAGCACGCCACCTGGTGGGCGGCCTCGCTGTCGTTCGCCGACCTGCGGCGGTTCGCCGAGACCGTCGACTTCGTGCTGGTGCCGTACTACGTCCTGCTGCACGGCTGGACCGCCGTGTTCGGCGACTCGGCCGTCGCGCTCCGGCTGCCCTCCGCGCTGTGCATGGCCGGCGCCGCCGCCCTGACCGCCCTGGTCGGGCGGCGGCTCTTCGACGCGACCGCGGGGCTGTTCGCCGGCCTGCTGCTGGCGGCGGTCCCGGCGGTCACCCGCTACGGCCAGGAGGCCCGCCCGTACGCGATGGCCGTGCTCGCCTCGGTCGCCGCGATCCTGCTGCTGCTCCGCGCGCTGGAGCGCCCGTCCGCGCTGCGCTGGCTCTGCTACGGCCTCGCCGTCGCCTGGGTCGCCGCCAGCCACCTGGTCGCGCTGATGGCGCTGGCCGCGCACCTGGTCGCCGTCGCCGCGGCGGCCCGGGCGGACCGGGAGCGGCGGCGGCGGATCCTGGTCGGCTGGGCGGCCGCGGCCGGGTCCGCCGTGCTGGTCAGCGCGCCGCTGGTGCTCGTCGGGCGGGGGCAGGGCGGCCAGATCAGCTGGGTACCCGACCCGACCTGGGAGCGCGTGCAGCAGTTCCCGGCCGAGTTGTTCATGAGCCCGGCGGCGGCCGGGTTCTTCCTGGTGTTCGGCCTCGCCGCGCTGGCCGGGCTGGCCTTCAAGGACCGCGTGGGCGCCGCGATGCTGGCCGTCTGGGTGCTGCTGCCGCCGGTGCTCGCGTACTACACGTTCCACGAGTTCTCGTTCTTCTACCCGCGCTACCTGCTCTTCACGATTCCGGCGTGGGTGCTGGCCGCCGCGTACGCGCTGCGGCGCCTCACCGCCGAGGCCGGCGCCCGCGGTGCCGGCGCGGCCGTGCTGGCGGCGACGCTGGCCGGGCTGAGTTTCGCGAGCTGGGACCAGCAGGTGCTGATCCGCGGCGACGGGATATTGACCGAGTTCGGGTTCCGCTCGGCGGCCGCCTTCATCCGGGTGCACCAGCAGCCGGGCGACGCCGTCGTCTTCACCGGCTACCAGTACGCGTACCGCGGCTTCCGCTACGAGTGGCGCGACCTGCCGCCCGACCGGCGACCTCGGGAGGCGCTGATCGACGCGTCGCGGGCGCCGAGCTGGTCGTGGCGGCAGCGGGCCTGCCAGGACCCGGCCGCCTGCCTGGCGGGCACCACCCGGATCTGGGTCGTCTCGACCGATCCGCGGGGGCTTCCGCTGGACGAGTTGCTGCCGCCGGAGCAGGGCACGGTGATCGAGGCCCGCTACGACAAGATCGGCGAGACCTCGTTCCCCCGGCTCAGGGTCACCGAGCTCAGGATCAAGAGTGCTCCGTAG